Genomic segment of Pseudorca crassidens isolate mPseCra1 chromosome 10, mPseCra1.hap1, whole genome shotgun sequence:
ATGCCCTTGGTGGATCTCCTGACCTTCATACTACCCTTGGATTGACTGCTGTTGCATACCACCACATGCTAGAGACCCTGCAGAAGAAAATAACTTCAGGGTCATGAGACCAGGTTGGGCTGTTGGCCAAGTTAATGTGCAGGCTGGGTCCTTGCTGCTCCACTGGCTTATCCCCCGCGGTGCAGTGTAGTAGCAACTGCCTTGTAGCGCTGAAATTACTCTCAGAATTTGGACTCTATCATAATGGGAGGGGTTTGCACTGGTGTGAATTGTAGAGGATGTTGCAGTTAGAGGGGGTGCTGTCCCTGTATACCACGTAACCTTTGGCTAAAGCtcactgctgtgtgccaggcctgagAAGTTCCTCTTGTGGTGCCTGTCACACAGTCCATAAAACATCCTCGGATCCTCCAAGTCAGAGTGGACTATCTTTTCATCATGTTCTGTCATTCCTAGACCAGAGCTGGGGAGCTGAGGTGTGACAGGTGGGGCCAGGCAAGGCTGATTTAAACATTAACGCAGCACCGCCACTGCCCCGAGGAGCCCGTGCCCCAGAGCGAGCTGCAGAGCTGTCTGGTGGCCCCAGCTAAGGAGGCGGTAACCAGTGACCGTGGCTCCCTTTGCCCAGGTCCCGGCTGACATTGGCAGCTTTGGTCGCTTCCAGGTACAGCTGCTGATACTGCTGAGTGTCCCCAACTTCCTGACTGCCTTCTGCATGTTCACCCAGGCCTTCATGGTCCCGGATGAGGCCCACCACTGTTCAGTGGCCTGGGTCAAGAACCGGACTCTGACCCTGAGCGCTGCTGAGCAGCCGGTGCTGAGCGTGCCTGTGGATGCGGCAGGCAGCCCTGAGCCCTGCCTCCCGTTCCGGCCACGCCCCGACGGTGCCAGCCTGGAGGACACCCTCAGCCACAGCTTCAGTGAGACACAGCCTTGCGAGGCGGGCTGGGTCTATCCTGCAGGAGGCCCCTATCCCTGAAGAATGAGGTAAGGCTGCCCTTTGGCCTATCTTTCCACCTCTTTTGAGTCGGTCAGCTCGTCTGCCCGAGCCCGTGCCCTCGGTCTCTGGTGTGGCTGCCTCTGTGGCTGCCCCTGCACCCCATGCCTGAACGACGGTGGGTCCGCCTGTTTTGCTCTCTGTCCTCTGCCTGTTGGCTCATCTACCTCTCCATCCATTTCCTTTGTCCAGGgtgtctgtccatctgtccattcATCTCTGCCTGTGCTTTTATCTGTCCCGCTGCCTGTCTGCCCAGTGGCCCTCCTTCTTGTCTCTCCTGTTCTCCTGTCCTcatgcctctctttctctctctctcccccatgtTCCCATCTGCCTGTCCATTTGCCTTTGTCTTTCCGTCCACCTCTGCATGTCTGCCTGCTTACCTATCTTCGCATTTAACTAACCCTCTGATGCTACCCCTTCCCCGTCCACTCGTCTGCCTTCCTGCTTGCTTGCCTCGAGCTTCCTGCCTTCAGCCTCTCTCTCTAGatctcctcctgcctgcctgcctgcctcttaGATCCTGAAGGACACCCAGGACTCTAGGACTTGTCCTGCACATAACTGGGCAATTGCTCCTGCTAACTCCATTCTTGTAGGAGGGACCCTGGCAGATCAACAGAAAGTTCCCCACTCCAACCACCTCAGAGCAAGAAAGGCTGCTTCCCAGACAGTGGGGTTGAGCACAGAATGGGGAGATGACTTGGCGAGGGCAACATAAAGACTTGATGGTGGAGCCGGGACTCTCTCATTCGGGGCACCTGCTGCCCAGTTCCCTGCAGGCATGGGAAAGAGCACAGATAGTCCAGAAGCCtgaggggcaggggttggggatcTGTGCAGCTCTCACCTTAATGGTGGCAAATCCTGAACCTCTGTGGAGGGCAATTTGAGCCCCGAGACTAAACATTCACCTCTTAATATGTGACCATACACCTGCCTCCAGAACCGTGGCAGCCTGAGGATGTGTCCTCCTGCCTTCTTTCTGACCCTCCCCCTCATTCCACCCCACAGGGGGAATAGGTCGCCTTTGAACTCTGCCAGCCCCTGGATCTAGCCCAGCCTAGGCCGGTCTGACCCTCAGTGCCCCCTCCATCATCTCCCCAGTATCCCACCCGTGATAGGTCTGGTCTTCATCGGTCCTTAGATGTTGTGGAGGTGTCTTCCTCTACATGTGCTCATAAACTCTCTGCCCATCTGGCCAAATGTCACCATCCTTACAGCCCAGGCAGACTTCCAGAGTGCTTAGAGCCAACTCTAGGTCTTGTGCACAGCCTTTGCTGGACTGTTCATGCAATTACACTCAGCCAACAGCTTCTGAGTATTAACTATGCAAGGAACAGAGAACAGCGGCACCCTATTCACCTTCTCTGAGAACATCTGGGCTCCTTGTAGAGGGACAAAGGGCTAGATGGGCTCTAAGGCTAGAATTTACTTCCTCCTGGGGAGGGAATGGGCAGGCAACTCCCTGAAGGAGTTGGTATGTGAGCTGGGCACCAGGGACCTGAATAAGATTGATGGAGAAGAGGGGAAGGCCTTTTTAGACAGAGAATAGCAAAAGGAAGGCCTGGCAACAGGAAGCAGGTGATGTGTCTGGGAAGCAGCAGGAACTTGGTGTGCCTGGGATAGGGCTGGGCAGGTTATGGGAATGAATGGGACGTTCTCAAGGACTGGGGGCCTCTCTCTTTATCCTCAGTCACCAACTTAGTCTTTGCTGACCCTGGGGTGGGACCTTGGACGTCCGGCCTTTACCTGACATGCTCCCAGGGACCCACCCTCCCAAGAACTGCAACTCTCAGGGCAATGTACACTTTTGGTACTTTGTGCCCTGAACCACGTGACAACCTCAAACTCTGGGGTTACCTTGTATGAGGTATCCACCTTGGTTTCCAGTCAACAAGCAGGGGTTCTGCTACAGACTGAGGACTCCTCTGAGGTGACATCCCAAGTTTCCTTATTATAACCAGCAACTTCATATGCAAAGTGAAATACAAACAATccgaatttaagaagaaaagaatatatttccTTATAGGCAGTGTGCTCATGAAGGACAGAGTACATTTCTCCTTCTCAGCCTACCTGACCAACATTTCCTGGGTGCCCATCCTTGGTAAAAGAGAAAATGACTCCCAGCCCTGTCCACACGAACCTCTGAATAGGGAGGCAACTAGACCATCATTGAATAGCGACAACAGTGTGATCCGTCCTGGGACCACAGAAGGAAGcaatgggagggaaggggaagcagagggaatagCCATTTCTAGGGTCTGGGGCATGAAAATGCCTGGCCCCTGTGAGCAATTCTGACATACAAAAGGGGTTGAGAAAAGGCAAGAACCAACTCTTAAAGGGTCTCAGATACAGTGCTGAGGAATTGGGGCTGTCTCCTAGAGACCAAAGGGAGTCATTGATGGTTTTGGAACAGTGAAAGGGAGATGTGACGGGTTTTGCTCCAGGAAATGGGGGTGGGATGCTGTGGGCCACTGTGGCAGGCCCCAGACAGAACCATCCACTGTAGGCATTAGGGCTGGGAAGGTTGACAACTGGTGTCCCAAGTTGGAGCCCTCTTCATCTCTGTTCCATCTGCAACATGACACCAGCATGTGAACTTGGGTAGGTCTTGGCACCTCTCCAAGCCTCTGTCTTTGCTGCAAAACAGAGGGAATGATAAGCCTTCATGGAGCTAGAATGAGGATTTGATAAGATAGGGGATATCTCGTCTACAGGGAGGTAGTGAATGGTGTCCACTAAGCAAGGGTGGCAGCCTTGGAGGAGTCCCATGGCTCAGCACTCATGCCTTTAGAGTATGACCGCCCCTTGTGTCTGAGATGCCTGTGTCACCAGCTGTGTGCTTCATGGCACAGGGGCCAGTACAGCCTCAGCTGAGCTAACATTTGCTGACCTAGCACAGCCACTGTGCTAAGCATGCTATATGTGTTAATTCCTTTAATCCTATCTGGCGATACTATGGAATGTATTTCATCCCCATTTTGTACGTGGGAAACCAAGACACCAGCAGGTCAGCTAACAGATTCAGAGTCACACAGAGTGACTCAGTTCTGACTCCAGAGGCTGACAGCAGCAGGCCTttgttcattattatttattttaaatagtgtttAACTACAAAGCAATCTGTGGTGGCTGGACAAAAAGCAAACAGGATAGAACTGGGTGGAACAACAAGTTCAAGTACCTGGTCCTGCTGCACTTCATTCTCAGGGGCAATCCATTCGTCACttggtatatatttaaagttcttataaaattaacagttgttggacttccctggtggcgcagtggttaagaatccacctgccaatgcaggggacacgggttcgagccctggcccgggaagaccccacatgctgcgaagcaactaagcccgtgcgccacaactactgagcctgcactctagagcccgtgagccacaactactgagcccacgtgccacaactactgaagcccacatgccctagagcccgtgctccacagcaagagaagccaccacaatgagaagcccacgcactgcagtgaagagtagcccctgctcaccacaaccagagaaagcctgagggtagcaatgaagacccaacgcagccaaaaataaaattaattaattttaaaaaataaaattaacagttGTCCTTCAGGACAGAACTAGGAGCAAAATGCTGTCTCCTGAGTTGGTTAATTTTCTGCTAAAGGTTAGTTAACTAATGGAGATTGGCTACTCATCTGACTGAAGGTATtagttccttccttcattcactcatcccTTCACTCAGGAAACATTACCTTAGCTTTCCCTCAGTTTCACTCACTGCCATCCAGTTTCAGTCACTGCCAGGACTAGCTGCTTAACCTCTTCTCCCTTAGACGAATAAAGCAGTCTCCTACCTTTTGGGCACCAGGggccggtttcgtggaagacagtgtTTCCACAGACAGGGCGGTGGGTGCTGGGGCAATGATTCAGGCGGTACacgagtgatggggagtgatggggtgtgatggggagtggcagatgaagctccGCTTGCTCGCCGCCGCTCACCTcttgctgtgcagcctggttcctaacaggctgtagAGTGGTACCGGTCCGCAGCCCAGGAATTGGGGACCCCTGGGGGAATATAATAATAAGTCAAGGATCGTTGTCAGAATTATatgagatgggacttccctggtggtcgagtgggtaagactccacactcccaatgcagggggtccaggttcaatccctggtcagggaactagatcccgcatgcatgccataactaagagtctgcatgccacaactaagagtccacatgccacaactaagaagtcagcatgccataactaaagatcctgcatgctgcaatgaagatcctgtgtgccacagctaagacccggtgctgccaaaataaataaataaataaacaaataaaattttttaaatgagataatgcacgtaAAACATTTGGCACATTACCCAACCCAGAGTAAGCGCTCAAAAAGCattaacaggggcttccctggtggcgcagtggttgagaatctgcctgccaatgaaggagacatgggttcgagccccggtctgggaagatcccacatgccgcagagcaactaagcccgtgcgccacaactactgagcccgcatgccagaactactgaagcctgtgcgcctagagcctgtgctccacaagagaagccaccgcaatgagaagcccatgcaccacaacgaagagtagcccctgctcgccgcaactagagaaagcccacgcgcagcaataaagacccaacacagccaaaaaattaaataaataaataaataaattttttttaaaaaaaaacattaatatgGTTGTGAAGCTACCTCTGTGAGCTCTGGAGAACAGCTCATGTGTCATGATGCCCTCATAAACATATGGAGCTGAGCTATGTGCAGAGGGGCATAAAACTCACTGCGGGGCCCACAGATGGAGGTGGGGAATATCAGTCACATGCACTTATTGTTATGTGCACATTGCAGTAGACAAGTGTACAGACGTGTATGGACACCCATATTTTCATCACTTGGTTTCCCAGTCTGTCAAGTTCTCTCTGTGAGTCTCCAGGTGGGTTGTCCCCCTCACAtcgtgtgtgtatgtctgtgtgtgtgtccgcgTGTGTGCAGACCTGCACATTCCTCCATCCTAATCTCTTTCCTCAAGGAGTGTGTGAGGGCTCCGTAGGATTCTGACTGCCTGTGAATGATGGGAGTTTCAGGGGGGTTTTGCAGCCAGTTGGGAAAAGTTGGAAAGGCCCAAGCAGGTCACAGGGGTGCCATGGTTGTGGGAAAGAGGCCCCATTTGTCAGGAAGAAGCAGTTAATGACTGTCAGAGGTTCCCAAACTGTACATTCTTAATGGATCAATAATTTTACATGGCATCTCCAGGccaaaaaaatacctaaaagttTCACATATTAAGTAATTTGTTCCAAACAATTTaagaagggggacttccctcaCGATCCAGTGGTTAaagctccatgcttccactgcagggggcacgggttcgatccctgctctaAGGGATCCCACATGATCccactgagatcccacatgccgcgtagtgcAGCCCAAAACAACAACgatgacaaaaaacaaaaacaaacacaaacaacttAAGAAGGATTTATGTACTAATAACTCAGtagctgtttaaaaatatatatacacgaatcaaaagaaaacacttttatttcATCCTAACGTGCAGTTACTTCCTAATAGGACGTATTGGGAACTGCAAAACGTCTTGATCCTTGAACCCCGCCACCCTCATTTTCTGATCCACATTGAGTTTCACATGGTGCTTGCTTTTTTTCATAGTAACTTCCAAAAACACAACTTCACACAGATATGATGTCACTGAAAAGAATTGCGTGAACCATCTGGAGCTGGTAGTTTGATATGAAGCAGATGTTGAGGGTCACAGTGTTTCCCTTTACACTTCTAAGTATCGTGTTGTGCACCCTGAGTTCACGCTGGTGCCCTGGGATGCCTTGCCTGCCCCGCTTCTGTCCTGAGAGGTTTGTGGTGGGTGGGCTGGCTGGTAAAGGACTCGCCCTCGCTGCCCCTAGACTCACATCTGCACGTGTCTGCCTCAGGTGAACCTGGCCTGTGGTCGGAAGCATCCAAAGGACACCTCCCAGTCGGTGGACCTGGCTAGGCTCCTCACTGGGGCGCTCATCGTCGGGCCCCTCTGTGACTGGTAAGAACCTTGAGCAGCTCCCCCAACCCAGCACGCTCTTGGGTTCCTGGCCCAGGGTCTACTTCCTCCCCACCACGTGCCCCTCTCACTGGTCTCCAGGTGAGGCCCTGTCTCCCCGCAATGGGGCTCCCAGGTGGGGCCCTGCACCCTCCCGCAGACAGAGCACCCAGGGCAGGGCCGGGGGCtgggtctccctccttcccctcagaCAGACTCCCTCCTCAACCTGCCCCTTTCTTACCCCAGGATTGGCTGCGAGGCCACTATCCTGGTGCAGCTGCTACTCTTCGCCATCCTTGGCATGGCCGCAGCCTTTGTGCCCGGCTTTGAGCTCTACATGGCCCTTCGCTTTGCTGTGGCCACGGCCGTCGTTGGATATAACTTCAGCAGCGTCACCCTACGTGGGTATCTGGGCCCCGTGCCATCAGCCGCAGAGCGGGGCCTTGGGGTCTGGGTGGCCACGCTCCCACGCTGCCTGTGGGGCCCACTCAACTCCCCGCACCTAACGTGACGGCACCAGCACTCCCTGTACCGGGCCAGGACCACAGCCCCTGACCTGGTGGCGTCTAGCCATGGCAGGGAGTGAGAGGGCAGGGTCCGGGCCAGCCTCAGACTCAGCGTTCTCACAGTTGCAGAGTGGGTGGGGGCCTTGGTAGAGAACTCAGGCTGTGGTCCTGGCCCAGTGCACCTTCTCCGTGGAGCAGATGGCCCTCGCAGGACTCGCCCATGGCTTCCAGAGCTGGAGGCTCTTCCAGATGGCTGGCGCTGCACCTGTCTTCCGCTCTTCCTTTACTTCTGGTGAGGAGATACTTCCCAGGCAAGCTGCCCCTCGGTTGGCTACGTGTCCAGAGAGGTGTCTGGGAGAGCGAACCTGTGGGGTCAGTGTGCACTGGGACAGCGGGGAGGCtcctgggggagtggggaggcccaGGTCCAGGCCCCAGGGTCACAGCCCGACCTACAGGGCTCTGCTGGAATCTGCACGGTGGCTCCTGACCCGGAGGAGGGTAGAGGAGGCTAAACAACCGATCCAGAGGGTGGCCTCGGTCAACAAGCGAAAACTTCTCCGAGCTCCTGAGCCAGGTACTTGCAGTAGCtgggccagccctgccctggtcTGACCACACAGCCCGGCCTGCCTGGCCCCTCACTCTGCACCTCCCTCCCGGATGGTCCCAGAGAAGACCGGCCCCACGGGGGATGCCCTGGATCTGTTCTGACACCCCCAGCTCCCCAGGCACTGTGATGGCTCTGGTGGGGAAGTTTGCCACGGCGGCCGGATTTACCATCTCCTACGTGTAGTCTGCTGAGCTCTTCCCCACTGTCATCAGGTAAGGACTGCAGGTACAACTCCTGTTCCTCTGCTCCTGAGACCCTGATTTTGGCCATCCCTCCTCTGCCCTTACTGCTGTTCCCCAATGAGCTTACAGAGCTGGCTCTGGGGCAGCAGTGCTGGATGGGGTCCAAGGCTGGATGGGGTCAGTGGAGAGCAGAGGAGGGCAGCGGAGGGCAGATACAGGAGGGGCCACACCCTGGCCTTGTCAGGACTGGAACATGGAGTAAGTCCCAGGTTTGATGCATGGCTCAGAAGGAAGACTCCGGTGGGGATGGGAGGTGGTCAGGAGGTGCAGCCTTTGATCTGAGACTCGACAGGTGAGCAGGAGCACAGCAGGCAGACAGAGAGGCCTGGAGGTGGCAAAAGCAGGCCGCACAGTAGGACTCGGGGAAGtgcaggaggagggggcaggaagggtGGCTGGACTGCACGGGCCTGGAGACTCTGCAGGCCTGGAGACCAGATGAGACACTGGGGTGCTTCCAAGGAAATGAGCTGTGGCCCAGCGGAGGCCGGGTCTTCTCGGCTTGCGCTCACCTTTGCGCGGGCAGACGGGCATGGGGCTGGTGGGCATTTTCTCGAGGATCGGGGACATCCTCACGCCACTCGTGACCCTGCTGGGTGAGTACCACATGGCCCTCCCTATGCTCATCTATGGCAGCCTCCCCGTCAGGGCTGGCTTACTCTGCCCTGCTGCCAGAGCCACGTGGCTGGAGCCCAAAGGACGCCATGGACGACCTGGAGCAGGAGTCCTGCCCACAGCGAGGTGCTTGGTCTCTCTGAAACCCAGGACCTCATATCAGTGACCCCATCCCCAAAGGGGCTCTACTTCACCATTTGTCCATTGTTGCAGAGAGGCCCGTATGGCATCCTCACGATTCCCCTACTTTGGGGAGGGGATGGCGAGGAAACGTAATACGGGATCAGTTCCTGAGCAGCCAATGACAGCCTTCTGCTTCCTCCAGCCCTCTGAACGCAGTGCCCTCGGAAAAGGATTCCGAGGCCTCAGGAAGTACTTCTAGCCCAGGGGTGGCCTTTAGAGCACCTCTGAGTGTGTCTCTGAAGCCAGAGCAGCAGTAGCAGAGAGTTGCCTGAACACTCCCCTGGGAACAGCTGGACCTGTGAGCATGACCGTCTTGCTGACGAAGGCAGCACCCCATGAGCTGGCCCCAGAGCCAGCCAGCCACTGCCCAGCCCCATCCCAGAAGCATCCGAGACAGGCCTCCCTCCTTTCAAAACCTTTCTCATCCCCAGAGCCCCACGTCCAATACCCTGTTCTGGGTTAGAGTCTTGGGCGTGTCTTGGGCTTAACTTGTTGTCTGACAGTCTTGTGGGGATATGGCTCCTCAGATCCCCTCCATCTGGGGTCCCCCTGCCCTGAAAACACAGTCAAGCCAAGAACAGAACAGCTGGGTAGGGCCTCTCCAAGTAGGTGAGAGTAGGAAGAGAAAAACACTTAAAAGTTCTGGACTCTCCCAGGCAGGTGAAGGAAAAGCTGTGGATGAAGGGAAGGTCGTGGTTCCTCCAATGGCTGGACTAGGCCCGTCTGGATAAGGTGGGACCCACAGGGCATTTGCTCCAGCTGAGCGGGCACTGATTCAGTCAGAATCGAAGCTTCAGTCTTGCCTTCTCTTCAAAGATTCTCCTTCCCCTGTCCTGCACTCAGGGACCAGTGGCGGGGAGAGGGAGGATGTGGGTCCTGTTCCTCTCCGGGCCCCTCCTCCCTTTCATGCTCTGCTTCTCTGGCTCCTTCAGGGCCCATGCAGGgtgagggaaaggggaagaagtCTTCTTACCTGGTGGCCACTGGTGGTAGTTCTTTCGGGCTTGCAGTGGTTAATCGTCAGTCAGTGGCCCTGGCAGGCTCCTAAAAGTAGGTTTTCCACAAGAATTTTCGGGGGGTCTCAGCGATCATCCCAGGACCTCTGCGTTGGTCCTTAGTATGAGCAATGTGCCTGCAACTGACCCCTTGGGACCTCTCTTCACCTCttggccgcccccccgccccaccccatggGTATCCCCACATAGTCTCTTACAGAAGAATCCAGCTAGCAAGACCATAGCAGCACATGGGCCCGACTGtctgctttctctcttcctgcACCCCAGCTGCTGGTCACTGCTGGAAAGAGTCACACTCCCGACAAGTCTGATCTATGAATCCATGGTCACCAGCACCAACTGGGTCTTTAGCAGCACCTCGTATTCCCACCAGCTGTTCAAGTCAGCTCGTTTTCCAACTCTCACCAGTGGCTATTTCTAAGCTCTGCTCTGCCTGCCTCCCATCCTTCTGTCCCCTACCAGAtagcttctccttctcctctgagagaaaggaaaagccaTCCTACTGCCGCTCCCCAAACTTCCCACCAAGAAGTCTTTAACCTACACTCCCTCCTCCCCCGGGTGGGATCTGGGAGCTGCTGAGTGGAGAGCCTGTTCCTCCTCTTACTCgcctctccatccctcctcctcaGGCATGGGGACAGGGGCAACCAAGTTGTGTGTGGAAGGATGGGAGGATTTCCCTCAGTGGAGGTGGAGCCCTGATGGGGAGGCGGGTGCTCCAGGTGCTGGGAACAGTCTGCACGGAGAAATGGGGCTGGCTCACGTGGAGATTTTCCCAGCCTGCCTTGCGCCTTCAGTTCCTAGAGCCTGTGGCCAGTTGTGCCCCAGGAGTGGAATGCTGTTCCTCCCCATgccaccccaccccaggacctCCCCGCCCCATTGTGACACTGCTCCCCAGACACCGTGGAACCCAAGGGTTCTGCTTCCAAGGGTCTGGCTGGGCCTGGCTTGGGGTCCTGTCTCCAGGGCAGAGGGACTGGGAGGGTGTGGAGGGTGGCAATTATGATGACACCTGGCAACTGTGCGGCCGCATTCTCAGCACAGATGTGGACAGGGCCTGTTCGGCTGTGGGGAGTCTGTGGAAGGAGCAGGCTGTCCTCCTGGGAAGCGTGAGTTCTCAGGTGTGGCATCTGGCCATTTCCTGCCCTCAGAAGGGGGGCTGCTCCTGGTTATACCTTCCTGTCCCAGGCCTTAGTTTCCACTTTTTACATTGAGAACCAATTGCCTGGGGCCTGTCCAACTGGCAGGGGACCTTTGGGAACAAGTGCTCCAGGGCCTTGCAGACTGTCAGGCCCCTGTGGGTATTCAGGTGATGCTGTGGGGGACACTGAAGGGGACCCTGCCCGGGAAGCTGGCTCCAGGCCCAAAAGCCAAATCTCTGTGAGCAAAGCAAaggttccctccttccctctctccctccctcccttcttccttccctctctctctccttctctgcctggGAAGTCTCTTCTGTCCTGTGACACCCCCTCCAagcttacacacatgcacactgtactagttttctgttgctgttgtaACATATTGTCACAAACTTAGCGGCTTTaagcaacacagatttattaCCTTATAGACCTGCAGGTCAGAAGGTCAAAATGGGTCTCACTAAGCTAAAATCAGCTGTCGTAGGGGAATTTATTTCCTTGCCTGTTCCAGCCTCCAAAGGCTGCCCACAATTCCTTAGCTCACAGTTCCTtgtatcttcaaagccagcaacggcTGGTCAAGTCTTAAGAGATGTAACTGAAATTTAtgcattttcattgctgtattgCATTCCACTAGataaatataccacagtttatccattcctctgctgatggagcgtttgggctctttttttttttttttttccttcacatttgAGGTGTGTTGTCGTGAATGTTTTGGTACTCTTCTTGGATCATATGTACAAATGTTTGCCCAGAGTATGTAActgggagtagaattgctgggtcataatgTGTGGGGATATTCAGCTCTATAAGAcaatgccaaattgttttccaaagtggaacTATGAATAATCCTGCCAGAAATGTATAAAAGATAGATACTGGGTAGTGTCAGATTTCTTAAGTTTTCTTAAGCAAATGAGTGTAAATtctggtcttgatttgcatttccctcattatTAAAGAGGTTGAATATCTCTTTGTATGTTTgtttaaatttcctcttcttgcaATGCCCATTCAtgtcttttgccatttttctattgtctttttattattgatctgTGGCTTCTTTACATCTTGATCCTTTTTCTCCCCAGTAATACAAGTTTTTCAATATATTCTCCCAGTTGTGTTTATTTTAACTctatgattttcatttttgagtagtcaaatttataatcaaaaaaatttttttaattcatttgtttatttattttttgtctgtgctgggtcttcgttgctgtgcgcgggctttctctagttgcagcgagaggggg
This window contains:
- the SLC22A13 gene encoding LOW QUALITY PROTEIN: solute carrier family 22 member 13 (The sequence of the model RefSeq protein was modified relative to this genomic sequence to represent the inferred CDS: inserted 4 bases in 3 codons; deleted 1 base in 1 codon; substituted 5 bases at 5 genomic stop codons), yielding MVPDEAHHCSVAWVKNRTLTLSAAEQPVLSVPVDAAGSPEPCLPFRPRPDGASLEDTLSHSFSETQPCEAGWVYPXRRPLSLKNEVNLACGRKHPKDTSQSVDLARLLTGALIVGPLCDWIGCEATILVQLLLFAILGMAAAFVPGFELYMALRFAVATAVVGYNFSSVTLRGGWGPWXRTQAVVLAQCTFSVEQMALAGLAHGFQSWRLFQMAGAAPXLPLFLYFWALLESARWLLTRRRVEEAKQPIQRVASVNKRKLLRAPEPGTCSSWASPALVXPHSPACLAPHSAPPSRMVPEKTGPTGDALDLFXHPQLPGTVMALVGKFATAAGFTISYVXSAELFPTVIRXGLQTGMGLVGIFSRIGDILTPLVTLLGEYHMALPMLIYGSLPVRAGLLCXLLPEPRGWSPKDAMDDLEQESCPHPLNAVPSEKDSEASGSTSSPGVAFRAPLSVSLKPEQQ